In the Wyeomyia smithii strain HCP4-BCI-WySm-NY-G18 chromosome 2, ASM2978416v1, whole genome shotgun sequence genome, one interval contains:
- the LOC129724503 gene encoding protein hairy, whose amino-acid sequence MVTGIGASQQQQVGAMPTTSQMPPNEQQPVVKRPGDNRRSNKPIMEKRRRARINNCLNDLKTLILDAMKKDPARHSKLEKADILEMAVKHLQNLQRQQNAMSQATDPNVMNKFKAGFNECFQEVSRFPDMDPMTRRRLVAHLNNCINGVKADFPKPRQPSVQVHILPSPPSSPEQDHLSQSHPSQINAVQTGNGVFFTNQIGSSVQLIPTKLPNGSLAFVLPQAIPAATAPVPMLVPIPSRTASTGSAASSHSSASVYDRVPREHATSPYHAPPSPANSNYEPMDCHSTGTPEQQQYLNSQQMRYQQQQQQQRSYSPDSPLSLVMKKSYQDPNLNQDDSQPWRPW is encoded by the exons ATGGTTACCGGAATCGGTGCCTCGCAGCAGCAGCAGGTTGGCGCAATGCCGACCACTTCGCAGATGCCTCCAAATGAGCAGCAGCCGGTGGTGAAGCGACCGGGCGACAATCGCAGG AGCAACAAACCTATCATGGAAAAACGGCGCCGTGCTCGGATCAACAATTGTCTGAATGACCTGAAAACCTTGATTCTGGATGCAATGAAAAAAGAC CCGGCTCGTCATTCGAAACTGGAGAAAGCCGACATTCTAGAGATGGCCGTGAAGCACCTACAGAACCTGCAGCGACAGCAAAATGCCATGTCCCAAGCGACTGATCCCAATGTGATGAACAAATTCAAGGCAGGATTCAACGAGTGTTTCCAGGAGGTCAGTCGATTCCCCGACATGGACCCAATGACCCGGCGTCGTTTGGTAGCTCACCTGAACAACTGCATTAACGGAGTGAAAGCTGACTTCCCAAAACCCCGCCAACCGTCCGTCCAAGTGCACATACTCCCATCACCACCGAGTTCTCCCGAGCAGGATCACCTTTCGCAATCACATCCTTCCCAGATCAACGCCGTTCAAACCGGAAATGGAGTCTTTTTCACCAACCAAATCGGATCCAGCGTGCAGCTGATCCCAACGAAGCTCCCGAACGGAAGTTTAGCATTCGTTCTGCCCCAAGCAATCCCAGCAGCGACCGCTCCCGTCCCGATGCTGGTTCCCATACCGAGCCGTACCGCATCCACCGGATCAGCAGCGTCCAGCCATTCGTCCGCCTCGGTGTATGATCGCGTTCCACGCGAACATGCCACATCACCTTACCATGCTCCGCCAAGCCCCGCAAACTCCAACTACGAGCCCATGGATTGCCATTCGACCGGAACTCCCGAACAGCAGCAATATCTCAACTCGCAACAGATGCgctaccagcagcagcagcaacagcagcgatCCTACAGCCCAGACAGCCCCCTTTCGCTGGTCATGAAAAAATCCTACCAGGACCCGAACCTCAACCAGGACGACAGCCAACCGTGGCGGCCGTGGTAA